In Mycolicibacterium mucogenicum DSM 44124, the following are encoded in one genomic region:
- a CDS encoding mycofactocin-coupled SDR family oxidoreductase has translation MGELSGKVAFITGAARGQGRAHAVKLSSMGADIIAVDLCDQIASVPYPMATPDDLAATVKLVEDNGARIVASQADVRDRGALKTALKAGVEELGGRLDIVIANAGIAPMAGEDAWQDVIDVNLTGVYNTLDVAMRPMVKAGNGGSIVLISSVAGLVGLSSPMAGSVGYAAAKHGMVGLMRVYSNLLASQNIRVNSIHPAGVNTPMIDNEFTRKWLSQLTEETKAGPDMTNALPVQVLEAEDIANTVAWLVSDAGRYITGVTLPVDAGFVNKR, from the coding sequence ATGGGTGAGCTGAGCGGCAAGGTCGCCTTCATCACCGGCGCGGCGCGTGGCCAGGGCCGCGCGCACGCGGTGAAGCTGTCGTCGATGGGCGCCGACATCATCGCCGTCGACCTGTGCGACCAGATCGCGTCGGTCCCCTACCCCATGGCCACGCCCGACGATCTGGCCGCGACGGTCAAGCTGGTCGAGGACAACGGCGCGCGAATCGTCGCCAGTCAGGCCGACGTCCGCGACCGCGGCGCCCTCAAGACCGCACTGAAGGCCGGCGTCGAAGAGCTCGGTGGCCGGCTGGACATCGTGATCGCCAACGCCGGGATCGCCCCGATGGCCGGTGAAGACGCCTGGCAGGACGTCATCGACGTCAATCTCACGGGCGTCTACAACACCCTCGATGTGGCGATGCGCCCGATGGTCAAGGCCGGCAACGGCGGGTCGATCGTGCTGATCAGCTCGGTTGCCGGACTGGTCGGGCTGTCCTCGCCGATGGCCGGGTCGGTGGGCTACGCCGCCGCCAAGCACGGCATGGTCGGCCTGATGCGGGTGTACTCGAACCTGCTGGCCTCGCAGAACATCCGGGTCAACTCGATCCATCCGGCCGGGGTCAACACCCCGATGATCGACAACGAGTTCACCCGGAAGTGGTTGAGCCAGTTGACCGAAGAAACCAAAGCGGGCCCCGACATGACGAATGCACTGCCCGTGCAGGTGCTCGAGGCCGAGGACATCGCCAACACCGTGGCGTGGCTGGTGTCGGACGCCGGACGGTACATCACCGGCGTGACGCTGCCGGTGGACGCCGGCTTCGTCAACAAGCGCTGA
- a CDS encoding putative quinol monooxygenase: MPVVVVATMKAKPESVDVVRAACVEAVDAVHAEPGCELYSLHEADGGTFVFVEQWADADAIKAHSTAPAIGKLFGAIGEHLDGAPDIKMLAPVVAGDPAKGQLRGN, encoded by the coding sequence ATGCCCGTCGTTGTCGTCGCCACCATGAAAGCCAAGCCCGAGTCCGTCGACGTGGTCCGCGCCGCGTGCGTCGAGGCCGTCGACGCCGTCCACGCGGAACCGGGCTGTGAGCTCTACTCGCTGCACGAGGCCGACGGCGGCACTTTCGTGTTCGTCGAGCAGTGGGCCGACGCCGACGCCATCAAGGCCCACAGCACCGCCCCGGCCATCGGCAAGCTGTTCGGCGCCATCGGCGAGCACCTCGACGGTGCGCCCGACATCAAGATGCTCGCTCCCGTGGTCGCCGGCGATCCGGCCAAGGGCCAGTTGCGAGGGAACTGA
- a CDS encoding DNA translocase FtsK — protein sequence MASKTATSSANRAKAGSANRGAAGSGARSSKSGSAKSGRSARPPAPKSPARKPARKPAPHPSPVATAGAAVGRGARAGWLMLAKGAGTTARSVGRARELEPGHRRDGIALALLGVAFLIAASSWFDAARPVGAWIDYGVRTVIGSAVVVLPVLLLALAVTLMRTHPNPDARPRLILGAAMIGLPVLGLWHIWAGAPTEPGERRGAAGFVGFVIGGPLSDGLTVWIATPLLIMGVLFGLLLVTGTTIRELPDTLRYMVSGRLHGEHDEDYDAPAGFVDDFADDFADGYYDDPTYSRDEPEAWPGSDQTTAAMTRPLGRTPMDNYPVEPAADEAPTAPEPAAKAPRRRKAQNVADPVPAKAKALEKAQDDGLSIDRVIEGDYTLPPLDLLSDGDPPKRVGRDNDRIMNAIGEVMEQFKVDATVVGFQRGPTVTRYEIELGPGVRVERFTQLQRNLAYAVANEHIRLLAPIPGKSLVGVEVPNSDREMVRLKDVLNAPSTRKDHHPMVFGIGKDVEGHFISYNLAKMPHLLVAGSTGSGKSSFINSMLVSLLQRATPDEVRMILVDPKMVEFPPYQGIPHLITPVIIDPKKAAAALAWLVEEMEQRYQDMSASGVRHIDDFNKKVRSGEITAPLGSERVYKTYPYILCVVDELADLMMQAPRDVEDAIVRITQKARAAGIHLVLATQQPVVSVVTGLIKANVPSRMAFGVTNATNSRVILDQIGAEKLTGKGDGLFQPSEAPKPIRVQGAFVSDDEIQAVVAFTKQQAQPEFIDGVTVKTVEKRDIDSDIGDDMDVFLQAVELVVSSQFGSTSMLQRKLRVGFAKAGRLMDLMETRGIVGPSEGSKAREVLVKPDELAGTLMLIQGGSDATGSMGDDPGF from the coding sequence ATGGCGAGTAAAACCGCAACGAGCTCAGCTAACCGGGCCAAGGCCGGGTCGGCGAATCGTGGCGCAGCCGGTTCGGGGGCGCGTTCATCGAAGTCAGGCAGTGCAAAGTCGGGCCGGTCGGCACGTCCGCCGGCCCCGAAATCGCCCGCCCGCAAGCCGGCCCGCAAACCCGCACCGCATCCGTCGCCCGTCGCCACCGCCGGTGCCGCGGTCGGTCGTGGCGCCCGCGCCGGCTGGCTGATGCTCGCCAAGGGCGCCGGAACCACCGCCCGCAGCGTCGGCCGCGCGCGCGAACTCGAGCCCGGACACCGCCGCGACGGCATCGCGCTGGCGCTGCTCGGCGTCGCCTTCCTGATCGCGGCGAGCTCGTGGTTCGACGCGGCCCGGCCGGTCGGTGCATGGATCGACTACGGCGTCCGCACCGTCATCGGCTCCGCGGTCGTGGTGCTGCCCGTGCTGCTGCTCGCGCTGGCCGTCACCCTGATGCGCACCCATCCGAACCCCGACGCCCGGCCCCGGCTGATCCTCGGCGCCGCCATGATCGGTCTGCCCGTGCTGGGCCTCTGGCACATCTGGGCCGGCGCGCCCACCGAGCCGGGGGAGCGCCGCGGCGCCGCCGGCTTCGTCGGTTTCGTCATCGGCGGGCCGCTCTCCGACGGACTCACCGTCTGGATCGCCACGCCGCTGCTCATCATGGGCGTGCTGTTCGGCCTGCTGCTCGTCACCGGCACGACGATCCGCGAATTGCCGGACACCTTGCGCTACATGGTCTCCGGCCGCCTGCACGGCGAGCATGACGAGGACTACGACGCACCGGCCGGTTTCGTCGACGACTTCGCCGATGACTTCGCCGACGGCTACTACGACGACCCGACCTACTCGCGCGACGAGCCCGAAGCGTGGCCGGGTTCGGACCAGACCACCGCGGCGATGACGCGGCCGCTGGGCCGCACGCCGATGGACAACTACCCGGTCGAGCCGGCCGCAGACGAGGCGCCGACCGCGCCCGAGCCGGCGGCCAAGGCACCGCGCCGCCGCAAGGCGCAGAACGTCGCGGACCCGGTGCCCGCCAAGGCCAAGGCGCTCGAGAAGGCGCAGGACGACGGTTTGTCGATCGACCGAGTCATCGAGGGCGACTACACTCTGCCGCCGCTGGACCTGCTGTCCGACGGCGACCCGCCGAAGCGGGTCGGCCGCGACAACGACCGCATCATGAATGCGATCGGCGAGGTCATGGAGCAGTTCAAGGTCGACGCCACCGTCGTCGGTTTCCAGCGCGGCCCGACCGTCACCCGGTACGAGATCGAGCTCGGGCCCGGCGTCCGCGTCGAGCGGTTCACGCAGCTGCAACGCAACCTCGCCTACGCGGTGGCCAACGAGCACATCCGCCTGCTGGCGCCGATCCCGGGCAAGTCGTTGGTCGGTGTCGAGGTGCCGAACAGCGACCGCGAGATGGTGCGGCTCAAGGACGTGCTGAACGCGCCGAGCACGCGCAAGGACCACCACCCGATGGTGTTCGGTATCGGCAAGGACGTCGAAGGCCACTTCATCAGCTACAACCTGGCCAAGATGCCGCACCTCCTGGTGGCCGGCTCCACCGGTTCGGGTAAGTCGAGCTTCATCAACTCGATGCTGGTGTCGCTGCTGCAGCGGGCCACCCCGGACGAGGTCCGGATGATCCTGGTCGACCCGAAGATGGTGGAATTCCCGCCGTACCAAGGCATTCCGCACCTCATCACGCCCGTGATCATCGACCCGAAGAAGGCCGCGGCCGCGCTGGCCTGGCTGGTCGAGGAGATGGAGCAGCGCTACCAGGACATGAGCGCCAGCGGTGTGCGGCACATCGACGACTTCAACAAGAAGGTGCGCTCGGGCGAGATCACCGCGCCGCTGGGCAGCGAGCGGGTCTACAAGACCTACCCGTACATCCTGTGTGTCGTCGACGAGCTGGCCGACCTGATGATGCAGGCGCCGCGCGACGTCGAGGACGCCATCGTCCGCATCACCCAGAAGGCGCGCGCCGCGGGCATCCACCTGGTGCTGGCGACCCAGCAGCCCGTGGTGTCGGTGGTGACCGGCCTGATCAAGGCAAATGTGCCGTCCCGCATGGCATTCGGCGTCACCAACGCGACCAACTCGCGCGTCATCCTCGACCAGATCGGCGCCGAGAAGCTCACCGGCAAGGGTGACGGCCTGTTCCAGCCGTCGGAGGCGCCCAAGCCCATCCGTGTGCAGGGCGCGTTCGTCAGTGACGACGAAATCCAGGCCGTCGTCGCCTTCACCAAGCAGCAGGCCCAGCCCGAGTTCATCGACGGCGTCACGGTCAAGACCGTCGAGAAGCGCGACATCGACAGCGACATCGGCGACGACATGGACGTCTTCCTGCAGGCCGTGGAGCTCGTCGTATCGAGCCAGTTCGGGTCGACCTCGATGCTGCAGCGCAAGCTGCGGGTCGGGTTCGCCAAGGCCGGCCGTCTGATGGACCTCATGGAGACGCGCGGCATCGTCGGCCCGTCGGAGGGGTCCAAGGCCCGCGAGGTCCTGGTCAAGCCCGACGAACTCGCCGGCACGCTGATGCTGATCCAGGGCGGTTCCGACGCCACCGGCTCGATGGGCGACGACCCGGGCTTCTGA
- a CDS encoding DUF4282 domain-containing protein produces the protein MVDISRSAATESELDADFESGGRSWPALTAFTDFGFRKSAAQHVVPLLYGLVIAGAVVLYLTGAVVAFELSALLGVFWLVLAGPVTCIAIVLVARVVLESLSSFMAMGQQVDELNELVLEIAELMIGVSDKIEVIPTLPSFGRGGRSRRRAAIMDMRDRIVARRNAAADSAD, from the coding sequence GTGGTTGACATTTCGCGCAGCGCAGCAACGGAATCGGAGCTCGACGCCGACTTCGAATCCGGTGGCCGTAGCTGGCCCGCGCTGACGGCGTTCACCGACTTCGGGTTCCGCAAGTCGGCGGCGCAGCACGTGGTTCCGCTGCTGTACGGACTGGTCATCGCCGGTGCGGTGGTGCTGTATCTGACGGGCGCTGTGGTGGCGTTCGAGTTGTCCGCGTTGCTCGGTGTCTTCTGGCTGGTGCTCGCCGGCCCGGTCACCTGTATCGCGATCGTGTTGGTGGCGCGCGTGGTCCTCGAGTCGCTGAGCTCGTTCATGGCGATGGGTCAGCAGGTCGACGAACTCAACGAACTGGTGCTGGAGATCGCCGAGCTGATGATCGGCGTGTCGGACAAGATCGAGGTCATCCCGACGCTGCCGTCGTTCGGCCGGGGCGGGCGGTCCCGCCGGCGGGCCGCGATCATGGACATGCGGGACCGCATCGTCGCACGCCGCAACGCCGCGGCCGACAGCGCCGATTAG
- a CDS encoding amino-acid N-acetyltransferase: MSDAPKPATTGLVVRRARTSDVPGIKALVDIYAGKILLEKNLVTLYEAVQEFWVADLHGEIVGCGALHVLWADLGEVRTVAAHPKVRGMGVGHAVVAKLLDVARELQLQRVFVLTFETDFFSRHGFKEIEGTPVTAEVYEEMCRSYDTGVAEFLDLSYVKPNTLGNTRMLVTL; this comes from the coding sequence GTGAGCGACGCACCGAAACCCGCCACCACAGGGCTGGTGGTTCGCCGCGCCCGGACGTCCGACGTGCCGGGAATCAAGGCCCTCGTCGACATCTACGCGGGAAAGATCCTGCTGGAGAAGAACCTGGTGACCCTCTACGAGGCGGTCCAGGAGTTCTGGGTCGCCGACCTGCACGGCGAGATCGTCGGCTGTGGCGCATTACACGTGCTGTGGGCCGATCTCGGCGAGGTGCGTACCGTCGCGGCCCACCCCAAGGTCCGCGGCATGGGCGTCGGGCACGCGGTGGTCGCAAAACTGCTCGACGTGGCCCGGGAACTGCAGCTGCAGCGCGTCTTCGTGCTGACCTTCGAGACCGACTTCTTCAGCCGGCACGGCTTCAAGGAGATCGAGGGCACACCCGTCACCGCCGAGGTGTACGAGGAGATGTGCCGCTCGTACGACACCGGTGTGGCGGAGTTCCTCGACCTCTCCTACGTCAAGCCGAACACCCTGGGCAACACCCGGATGCTGGTCACGTTGTAG
- the pgsA gene encoding CDP-diacylglycerol--glycerol-3-phosphate 3-phosphatidyltransferase: protein MTGQSDTDPRASRAGVANIANLLTGLRIVLVPVFLAALFAGDGHETRWRIAAFVVFAAAVITDRFDGEIARSFDMVTEFGKLADPIADKALIGAALIGLSMLGDLPWWITVVILARELAVTLLRFAVIRRGVIPASRGGKLKTLVQAVAIGLFVLPLHAWPSPWLTTAWVFMWAAVVLTVLTGIDYAVSAFRRP from the coding sequence GTGACAGGCCAGTCAGATACCGATCCGCGCGCCTCCCGCGCCGGCGTGGCGAACATCGCCAATCTGCTGACCGGCCTGCGTATCGTGCTGGTGCCCGTGTTCCTGGCGGCGCTCTTCGCCGGTGACGGTCACGAAACCCGTTGGCGGATCGCCGCTTTCGTCGTGTTCGCGGCCGCCGTCATCACCGACCGGTTCGACGGCGAGATCGCCCGCAGCTTCGACATGGTCACCGAATTCGGCAAGCTGGCCGATCCGATCGCCGACAAGGCCCTGATCGGGGCCGCACTGATCGGACTGTCGATGCTCGGCGACCTGCCGTGGTGGATCACCGTCGTGATCCTGGCCCGCGAGCTCGCGGTGACGCTGCTGCGCTTCGCGGTGATCCGGCGCGGCGTCATTCCCGCCAGCCGTGGCGGCAAGCTCAAGACGTTGGTGCAGGCCGTCGCGATCGGCCTGTTCGTCCTGCCCCTGCATGCCTGGCCCTCGCCATGGCTGACCACCGCCTGGGTGTTCATGTGGGCCGCGGTGGTGCTGACGGTGCTGACGGGCATCGACTACGCCGTCTCGGCGTTTCGCCGACCCTGA
- the clgR gene encoding transcriptional regulator ClgR, with amino-acid sequence MTTLLREVIGDVLRQARTGQGRTLREVSDGARVSLGYLSEVERGRKEPSSELLGAICGALDVPLSQVLADAAEQMLHTERAEADRTVANIDVATKVVIPQPLAMAVA; translated from the coding sequence ATGACGACATTACTTCGTGAGGTCATCGGCGACGTGCTGCGTCAGGCCCGTACCGGGCAGGGACGCACACTGCGCGAGGTGTCCGACGGTGCTCGGGTGAGCCTGGGTTACCTGTCCGAGGTCGAGCGGGGCCGCAAGGAGCCGTCGAGTGAGCTGCTCGGTGCCATCTGCGGCGCCCTGGACGTGCCGTTGTCGCAGGTGCTGGCCGACGCCGCCGAGCAGATGCTGCACACCGAGCGCGCCGAGGCCGACCGCACGGTCGCCAACATCGACGTCGCCACCAAGGTCGTCATCCCGCAGCCGCTCGCCATGGCGGTTGCCTGA
- the pspA gene encoding phage shock protein PspA, which produces MANPFVKAWKYLMALFSSKVDEYADPKVQIQQAIEEAQRQHQGLTQQAASVIGNQRQLEMRLNRQLADIEKLQANVRQALTLADQATGAGDVAKATEYNNAAEAFAAQLVTAEQSVEDLKALHDQSLQAATQAKKAVEQNAMVLQQKIAERTKLLSQLEQAKMQEQVSASLRSMTEIAAPGNTPSLDEVRDKIERRYANAMGSAELAQNSVQGRMMEVQQASVQMAGHSRLEQIRASMQGNSLPSGGAAAPATPAAPAANPAPENPLSQ; this is translated from the coding sequence ATGGCCAATCCCTTTGTCAAAGCCTGGAAGTACCTCATGGCGCTGTTCAGCTCCAAGGTTGACGAATACGCCGACCCGAAGGTGCAGATTCAGCAGGCGATCGAGGAGGCCCAGCGTCAGCACCAGGGCCTGACGCAGCAGGCGGCCTCGGTCATCGGCAACCAGCGTCAGCTCGAGATGCGCCTGAACCGGCAGCTCGCCGACATCGAGAAGCTGCAGGCCAACGTCCGCCAGGCTCTGACCCTGGCCGACCAGGCCACTGGTGCCGGTGACGTCGCCAAGGCCACCGAGTACAACAACGCCGCCGAGGCCTTCGCGGCCCAACTGGTGACCGCCGAGCAGAGCGTCGAGGACCTCAAGGCGCTGCACGACCAGTCGCTGCAGGCCGCCACCCAGGCCAAGAAGGCCGTCGAGCAGAACGCCATGGTGCTGCAGCAGAAGATCGCCGAGCGCACCAAGCTGCTGTCGCAGCTCGAGCAGGCCAAGATGCAGGAGCAGGTCAGCGCCTCGCTGCGCTCGATGACCGAGATCGCCGCGCCGGGCAACACCCCGAGCCTCGACGAGGTGCGCGACAAGATCGAGCGTCGCTACGCCAACGCCATGGGCTCCGCCGAGCTGGCGCAGAACTCGGTTCAGGGCCGCATGATGGAGGTTCAGCAGGCCAGCGTGCAGATGGCCGGGCACTCGCGCCTGGAGCAGATCCGCGCTTCGATGCAGGGCAACTCCCTGCCGTCCGGCGGCGCTGCCGCACCGGCGACTCCCGCGGCCCCGGCAGCCAACCCGGCTCCGGAAAACCCGCTGTCGCAGTAA